A single Glycine soja cultivar W05 chromosome 14, ASM419377v2, whole genome shotgun sequence DNA region contains:
- the LOC114384618 gene encoding GDSL esterase/lipase EXL3-like isoform X2 translates to MHNFNLLRSKKQNKAKTTVLSMKLPAHCFLASTLKSLVRLTVLLLVVSSNKTKGAVKLPPNISVPAVLVFGDSIMDTGNNNNNLITSARSNFPPYGQDFKGGIPTGRFCNGKVPSDILVEELGIKEFLPAYLDPNLELNELPTGVCFASGGSGYDPLTSQTATAIPLSGQLDMFKEYIVKLKGHVGEDRTNFILANGLFFVVLGSNDISNTYFLTHLRELQYDVPTYSDFMLNSASNFFEVTKSGTEGVVAQAI, encoded by the exons ATGCATAACTTTAATTTGCTCAGATCGAAGAAGCAAAACAAAGCCAAAACTACAGTTCTCTCAATGAAGCTCCCAGCACATTGTTTTCTGGCTTCAACTTTGAAGTCACTTGTCCGTTTGACAGTACTATTACTAGTTGTTTCCAGCAACAAAACAAAGGGTGCCGTGAAACTTCCACCAAATATCTCGGTTCCAGCAGTGTTGGTATTTGGAGATTCGATCATGGACActggcaacaacaacaacaacttgaTAACATCAGCTCGGAGCaacttcccaccatatggccaAGATTTTAAGGGAGGGATCCCTACTGGTCGATTTTGCAATGGAAAGGTTCCTTCAGATATTCTAG TTGAAGAATTAGGCATTAAAGAGTTTCTACCCGCATATTTGGATCCAAATCTCGAGCTTAATGAATTACCCACCGGTGTGTGCTTTGCATCCGGTGGTTCCGGATACGATCCTTTGACATCCCAAACTGCG ACAGCTATACCATTATCTGGTCAACTAGACATGTTCAAAGAATACATAGTGAAGCTAAAAGGACACGTTGGAGAGGACAGAACAAACTTCATCCTAGCCAACGGTCTTTTCTTTGTCGTTTTAGGCAGCAATGACATTTCCAACACATACTTTTTGACCCATCTTAGAGAACTGCAATATGATGTTCCCACTTACTCCGACTTCATGCTTAACTCAGCTTCTAATTTCTTCGAG GTTACAAAGTCGGGGACAGAGGGTGTTGTGGCACAGGCAATCTAG
- the LOC114384618 gene encoding GDSL esterase/lipase EXL3-like isoform X1, which translates to MHNFNLLRSKKQNKAKTTVLSMKLPAHCFLASTLKSLVRLTVLLLVVSSNKTKGAVKLPPNISVPAVLVFGDSIMDTGNNNNNLITSARSNFPPYGQDFKGGIPTGRFCNGKVPSDILVEELGIKEFLPAYLDPNLELNELPTGVCFASGGSGYDPLTSQTATAIPLSGQLDMFKEYIVKLKGHVGEDRTNFILANGLFFVVLGSNDISNTYFLTHLRELQYDVPTYSDFMLNSASNFFEEIYQLGARRIAVVSAPPVGCVPFHRTLSGGIARKCVQKYNDAVLLFNDKLSKKINSLNQKLPNSRIVYFDVYNPLLDVTVNHQKYGYKVGDRGCCGTGNLEVALTCNHLDATCSNVLDYVFWDGFHPSESVYKQLVPPLLQKYIHRFA; encoded by the exons ATGCATAACTTTAATTTGCTCAGATCGAAGAAGCAAAACAAAGCCAAAACTACAGTTCTCTCAATGAAGCTCCCAGCACATTGTTTTCTGGCTTCAACTTTGAAGTCACTTGTCCGTTTGACAGTACTATTACTAGTTGTTTCCAGCAACAAAACAAAGGGTGCCGTGAAACTTCCACCAAATATCTCGGTTCCAGCAGTGTTGGTATTTGGAGATTCGATCATGGACActggcaacaacaacaacaacttgaTAACATCAGCTCGGAGCaacttcccaccatatggccaAGATTTTAAGGGAGGGATCCCTACTGGTCGATTTTGCAATGGAAAGGTTCCTTCAGATATTCTAG TTGAAGAATTAGGCATTAAAGAGTTTCTACCCGCATATTTGGATCCAAATCTCGAGCTTAATGAATTACCCACCGGTGTGTGCTTTGCATCCGGTGGTTCCGGATACGATCCTTTGACATCCCAAACTGCG ACAGCTATACCATTATCTGGTCAACTAGACATGTTCAAAGAATACATAGTGAAGCTAAAAGGACACGTTGGAGAGGACAGAACAAACTTCATCCTAGCCAACGGTCTTTTCTTTGTCGTTTTAGGCAGCAATGACATTTCCAACACATACTTTTTGACCCATCTTAGAGAACTGCAATATGATGTTCCCACTTACTCCGACTTCATGCTTAACTCAGCTTCTAATTTCTTCGAG GAAATATATCAACTGGGTGCACGGAGGATTGCAGTAGTTAGTGCACCACCGGTTGGTTGTGTACCGTTTCACAGAACATTGAGTGGTGGAATAGCAAGAAAATGTGTACAAAAGTACAACGATGCAGTGCTGTTATTTAACGACAAACTGTCGAAGaaaataaattcccttaatcAGAAACTTCCAAACAGCAGGATTGTTTACTTCGATGTTTACAACCCTTTGCTTGATGTCACTGTGAACCACCAAAAATATG GTTACAAAGTCGGGGACAGAGGGTGTTGTGGCACAGGCAATCTAGAGGTTGCATTGACATGCAACCATTTGGATGCCACGTGTTCCAACGTTTTGGATTATGTGTTTTGGGACGGTTTTCACCCTAGTGAAAGCGTTTACAAACAGCTTGTGCCCCCTCTCCTACAGAAATATATACACCGGTTTGCGTGA
- the LOC114383701 gene encoding GDSL esterase/lipase EXL1-like, with the protein MVLFMKLPFPPHLPSSLLHFTLLLLFFIVCKTRAVVKLPPNVSVPAVLVFGDSIVDTGNNNNNLGTTARCNYPPYGKDFEGGKPTGRFSNGKVPSDFIAEELGIKEYVPAYLDPHLQPGELATGVCFASGGAGYDPLTSQSASAISLSGQLDLFKEYLGKLRGVVGEDRTNFILANSLYVVVFGSNDISNTYFLSRVRQLQYDFPTYADFLLSSASNFFKELYGLGARRIAVFSAPPLGCLPSQRTLAGGLERKIVVNINDAAKLFNNKLSKELDSLNHNFQDSRIVYIDVYNPLFDIIINYKKYGYKVGDKGCCGTGTIEVVLLCNRFTPLCPNDLEYVFWDSFHPTESVYRRLIASLLGKYLDKFL; encoded by the exons ATGGTTCTTTTTATGAAGCTCCCTTTTCCTCCTCATCTTCCTTCCTCACTGCTCCAtttcacattattattattgttttttatcgTGTGTAAAACAAGGGCAGTTGTGAAACTTCCGCCAAATGTTTCAGTTCCAGCAGTGTTGGTGTTTGGAGATTCAATCGTGGACActggcaacaacaacaacaacttagGAACAACAGCTCGGTGCAATTACCCACCATATGGTAAAGATTTTGAGGGAGGCAAACCAACTGGTCGATTTAGCAACGGAAAGGTTCCATCTGACTTTATAG CTGAAGAATTGGGCATTAAAGAGTATGTACCAGCATACTTGGATCCACATCTCCAACCTGGTGAATTGGCCACTGGTGTGTGCTTTGCATCTGGTGGTGCAGGATACGATCCTTTGACATCGCAATCAGCG TCGGCTATATCTTTATCGGGTCAACTAGACTTGTTCAAAGAATACCTAGGCAAATTACGAGGAGTGGTTGGAGAAGACAGAACAAACTTCATCTTAGCCAACAGTCTTTATGTTGTGGTATTTGGCAGCAATGACATTTCCAATACTTACTTTTTGTCCCGTGTTAGACAACTGCAATATGATTTTCCTACATACGCTGATTTTCTGCTCAGCTCAGCTTCTAATTTCTTCAAG GAATTATATGGATTAGGGGCACGGAGGATTGCAGTGTTCAGTGCACCGCCACTTGGGTGTTTGCCATCTCAGAGAACGCTGGCAGGAggattagaaagaaaaattgtaGTCAATATTAACGACGCAGCCAAGTTATTTAACAACAAATTGTCAAAGGAGCTGGATTCTCTCAATCACAACTTTCAAGATAGCAGGATAGTTTACATTGATGTTTACAACCCTCTCTTTGACATCATTATAAACTACAAAAAATATG GCTATAAAGTCGGAGACAAGGGTTGCTGTGGCACGGGAACAATAGAGGTTGTGTTATTATGCAACCGTTTCACTCCCTTGTGTCCCAACGATTTAGAGTATGTGTTTTGGGACAGTTTTCATCCTACTGAAAGCGTTTATAGAAGGCTCATAGCTTCTCTTCTTGGAAAATATTTGGATAAATTCTTGTGA